The following coding sequences lie in one Cygnus olor isolate bCygOlo1 chromosome 8, bCygOlo1.pri.v2, whole genome shotgun sequence genomic window:
- the LHX9 gene encoding LIM/homeobox protein Lhx9 isoform X3, with translation MEIVGCRAEENTCPFRPPAMLFHGISGGHIQGIMEEMERRSKTESRLAKGGQMNGRETNMPPLSPEKPALCAGCGGKISDRYYLLAVDKQWHLRCLKCCECKLALESELTCFAKDGSIYCKEDYYRRFSVQRCARCHLGISASEMVMRARESVYHLSCFTCTTCNKTLTTGDHFGMKDNLVYCRAHFESLLQGEYPPQLSYTELAAKSGGLALPYFNGTGTVQKGRPRKRKSPALGVDIVNYNSGCNENEADHLDRDQQPYPPSQKTKRMRTSFKHHQLRTMKSYFAINHNPDAKDLKQLAQKTGLTKRVLQGEQIMGHYSQTSRRLKIP, from the exons ATGGAAATAGTGGggtgcagagcagaagaaaatacttgtcCTTTCCGTCCCCCAGCCATGCTTTTCCACGGGATCTCCGGAGGCCATATCCAAGGAATCatggaggagatggagaggcGATCCAAGACCGAGTCCCGCCTGGCCAAAGGGGGACAGATGAACGGCCGAGAAACG AACATGCCCCCCCTGAGCCCCGAGAAGCCCGCTCTGTGCGCTGGCTGCGGAGGGAAGATCTCCGACAGATATTACCTGCTGGCTGTGGACAAACAGTGGCACCTCAGGTGTCTTAAGTGCTGTGAATGTAAACTGGCTTTGGAGTCAGAGCTCACCTGCTTTGCCAAGGACGGCAGTATTTACTGCAAGGAGGATTACTACAG AAGGTTCTCCGTGCAGAGATGTGCCCGCTGCCACCTTGGGATCTCGGCCTCTGAAATGGTCATGAGAGCCAGGGAGTCGGTGTATCACCTGAGCTGCTTCACCTGCACCACCTGCAACAAGACTCTGACCACGGGCGATCACTTTGGCATGAAGGACAACCTGGTTTACTGCAGGGCCCACTTCGAGTCCCTTTTGCAAGGAGAATACCCCCCTCAGCTGAGCTACACCGAGCTGGCGGCCAAGAGCGGAGGGCTGGCGCTGCCTTACTTCAACGGCACCGGCACGGTCCAGAAGGGGAGgcccaggaaaagaaagagccCTGCCCTAGGAGTGGACATCGTCAACTACAACTCAG GTTGTAACGAGAATGAGGCAGATCACCTGGACAGAGACCAGCAGCCTTATCCCCCATCCCAGAAGACAAAGCGCATGCGCACCTCCTTCAAACACCACCAGCTTCGTACCATGAAGTCCTACTttgctatcaaccacaacccAGATGCCAAGGACCTCAAGCAGCTTGCCCAGAAAACAGGCCTGACCAAGAGAGTTCTGCAG